From the Hyphomicrobium sp. ghe19 genome, one window contains:
- a CDS encoding DsbA family protein → MGQLSVPVSGEDHIEGSPNAPMTLVEYGDFECPYCGDAYSVIKAVQEAMGDELRFVYRHFPLTRLHPHALHAAEIAEAAGAIDRFWDMHDILFENQMALADDDLLVDASAVGLSNNAVQQAFAGRYADHIKRDFRGGVRSGVNGTPCLFVNGQRFDGPRDVEAIVAALEASASRRFGLDG, encoded by the coding sequence ATGGGCCAATTATCTGTACCGGTTTCCGGCGAAGATCACATCGAAGGTTCGCCGAATGCGCCAATGACCTTGGTTGAATACGGTGATTTCGAGTGTCCCTACTGCGGCGACGCCTATTCGGTCATCAAGGCGGTGCAAGAGGCCATGGGCGACGAACTGCGGTTCGTCTACCGGCATTTCCCGCTTACACGGCTTCACCCGCACGCACTGCACGCGGCCGAAATTGCTGAAGCCGCCGGCGCGATCGACCGCTTTTGGGACATGCACGATATTCTCTTCGAGAACCAAATGGCGCTCGCGGATGACGACCTGCTGGTTGACGCTAGTGCAGTTGGGTTGAGCAATAACGCCGTCCAACAGGCATTCGCCGGCCGCTATGCCGATCATATCAAGCGAGATTTTCGCGGTGGCGTTCGCAGTGGCGTGAACGGAACACCGTGCTTGTTCGTTAATGGGCAGCGCTTCGATGGCCCGCGGGATGTCGAAGCCATCGTCGCGGCCTTGGAAGCCTCCGCCTCCCGCCGCTTCGGGCTCGACGGCTGA
- a CDS encoding lysylphosphatidylglycerol synthase domain-containing protein, translated as MTAEPVSGPSGSRIAFFIAAMAGIAVAICLVVYFGISGVWDAMATAGWRGMAAILTAYLASLVLCAWAWRVLLVENHTAHSGLLFLWARWVRDSVGNLLAIIPGAGEAAGARELTKHGLRVNVAAATTITDMTTEMLSQLIYTFMGLALLFLYHPDEQAAWWAAAGLCIATIAVVGFLIAQNKGLILFLETLPAKLGFTRAWEGLSDSDSIHAAVQAIYRKKGAVIASTFLHLLGWLAGAAETWIALWFMNHTLSAGDVLALESLVFALRTAAFIVPWAAGVQEGGYVVVGALFGLGPDVALALSLLKRAREITSGVPGLLAWHFAEGKRLWQGRLAASRE; from the coding sequence ATGACCGCCGAGCCGGTCTCGGGTCCTTCCGGCTCGCGCATCGCGTTCTTCATCGCCGCGATGGCGGGAATAGCTGTCGCGATTTGCCTCGTCGTTTATTTCGGCATCTCCGGTGTCTGGGACGCAATGGCGACGGCAGGCTGGCGCGGCATGGCGGCAATCCTCACGGCCTATCTCGCCTCGCTCGTGCTCTGCGCGTGGGCTTGGCGCGTGCTGCTCGTCGAGAACCATACGGCGCACAGCGGTCTGCTATTCCTCTGGGCGCGCTGGGTCCGCGACAGCGTCGGCAACCTGCTCGCCATCATCCCCGGAGCAGGCGAGGCTGCTGGCGCCCGGGAATTGACCAAGCACGGCCTGCGGGTGAACGTTGCGGCCGCGACGACCATTACCGACATGACGACGGAGATGCTGAGCCAGCTCATCTACACGTTCATGGGGCTGGCATTGCTCTTTCTCTACCATCCGGATGAACAGGCGGCCTGGTGGGCGGCCGCCGGACTCTGCATCGCAACCATCGCGGTTGTCGGATTCCTCATCGCGCAGAACAAGGGTCTGATACTCTTTCTCGAAACATTGCCCGCAAAGCTTGGCTTCACGCGCGCCTGGGAAGGGCTATCCGACAGCGACAGCATTCACGCAGCCGTCCAGGCGATCTATCGCAAGAAGGGGGCGGTGATCGCGTCGACCTTCCTGCACCTGCTGGGCTGGCTCGCGGGCGCCGCCGAAACGTGGATAGCTCTTTGGTTCATGAACCATACGCTTTCGGCGGGAGACGTCCTTGCGCTTGAAAGCCTGGTCTTCGCGCTTCGAACGGCGGCCTTCATCGTTCCTTGGGCTGCGGGTGTGCAGGAGGGCGGCTATGTCGTGGTCGGCGCGCTGTTCGGACTGGGCCCCGATGTCGCTCTTGCCCTATCGCTGCTGAAACGTGCCCGCGAGATCACCTCCGGCGTCCCTGGTCTCCTGGCCTGGCATTTCGCGGAAGGCAAACGCCTGTGGCAAGGCCGCCTTGCGGCCTCCCGCGAATAG
- the hpnI gene encoding bacteriohopanetetrol glucosamine biosynthesis glycosyltransferase HpnI: protein MHLPIVVLNPAVIAGIILGLAALAYLVLALYFTRRFRERPASVDGWRPPVSVLKPVHGSQPFLYDCLRTFCDQDWPEYEVIFGAHSETDPAVAVVKRLIAEFPGRNLRLVIDANLVGPNPRASNLANIYRAARYDILLVADADLRVDRNCIASMAAPFVNPKVGAVASIYKGLPYGGAAAADFGTLNISDWFAPSVLVDVGLRGIDFAFAMASVRREALDSFGGFDHLSNFFPDDFALGNLTAQRGYEVVLSSYCCDTIVAEKSFSELFRHEILWQRMERFCRPADHFMSVITWPLPLLVVLLLPWPSIVGLSIIGLEIVLRIALHYQVRQSFRMNTPPKPWLVPLRECVCFFAWAFGLFGNKVRWGKNIFTYETFRKLIADGRNAGSAGSDRAAVSLGDKR, encoded by the coding sequence ATGCACTTGCCAATCGTGGTCCTCAATCCCGCGGTGATCGCCGGTATCATCCTGGGTCTTGCGGCCTTGGCCTACCTTGTGCTCGCGCTGTATTTCACGCGGCGCTTCCGTGAACGTCCGGCCTCGGTGGATGGATGGCGCCCACCCGTTTCGGTGTTGAAGCCTGTCCACGGCTCCCAGCCATTCCTTTACGATTGCCTTCGCACGTTCTGCGATCAGGATTGGCCGGAGTACGAGGTCATTTTCGGCGCGCACTCGGAGACGGATCCGGCCGTCGCGGTCGTCAAGCGCCTGATCGCCGAGTTTCCGGGTCGCAATCTCAGGCTCGTAATCGATGCAAATCTCGTCGGACCCAATCCGCGGGCGTCCAACCTCGCCAACATTTACAGGGCCGCGCGCTACGACATTTTGCTCGTCGCCGACGCTGACCTTCGCGTCGACAGAAATTGCATCGCGTCGATGGCCGCTCCGTTCGTCAATCCGAAGGTGGGCGCGGTTGCGTCCATCTATAAAGGCCTTCCCTACGGAGGAGCCGCAGCCGCCGATTTCGGAACCCTCAATATCAGCGACTGGTTCGCGCCATCGGTGCTGGTAGACGTCGGGCTTCGCGGTATCGATTTCGCGTTCGCGATGGCCAGCGTTCGCCGCGAGGCTCTCGACTCGTTCGGCGGCTTCGATCATCTCTCCAATTTCTTCCCCGACGACTTCGCGCTTGGAAACCTCACGGCTCAACGCGGCTACGAGGTCGTTCTGTCATCCTATTGTTGCGACACCATCGTCGCGGAGAAGAGTTTCAGCGAGTTGTTCCGCCACGAAATCCTGTGGCAGCGGATGGAGCGCTTCTGCCGCCCGGCCGATCATTTCATGTCGGTCATCACCTGGCCGCTGCCGTTGCTTGTCGTTCTGCTGCTTCCGTGGCCGTCCATCGTTGGACTTTCGATCATCGGCTTGGAGATCGTGCTTCGCATCGCGCTCCATTACCAAGTTCGCCAAAGCTTCCGGATGAACACGCCGCCTAAGCCTTGGCTGGTCCCGTTGCGCGAGTGCGTCTGTTTCTTCGCTTGGGCTTTCGGCCTTTTCGGCAACAAAGTGCGCTGGGGGAAGAATATCTTCACGTACGAAACCTTCCGTAAGCTCATCGCCGACGGTCGTAACGCTGGCTCCGCCGGCTCTGATCGCGCGGCCGTATCGCTCGGAGACAAGCGATGA
- the hpnK gene encoding hopanoid biosynthesis-associated protein HpnK, with product MKSLIVTADDFGMSIPVNDGIEASHSDGILSATSLMCGGDAFSDAVERAKRLPNLGVGLHIHLVDSRPVLPPEKIPLLVDRDGCFSNNPELFGFNLYFSGEMRRQAEAEIEAQFQRFESTGLVMDHINGHHHFHMHPAVTDAIAKFAPRYGSPPVRYPVEPFWPSWEAGADKPVRRLFNWALYASLTSRMRRKLKSAGLALNDHIFGVNDTGAMTEKRILAYLDHLPDGVTELYAHPAMRMENQPQTYGSAEEYSGLVSPVVRAKVAALGLQPLTFRAAFTA from the coding sequence ATGAAATCATTGATCGTGACGGCCGACGACTTCGGAATGTCGATCCCCGTCAACGACGGCATCGAAGCATCTCACAGCGACGGAATTCTCTCGGCAACGAGCTTGATGTGCGGAGGCGATGCATTTTCCGATGCCGTCGAACGCGCGAAACGCCTGCCGAACCTCGGCGTCGGCCTGCACATCCATTTGGTGGATAGCCGTCCGGTCCTGCCGCCCGAAAAGATACCGCTGCTCGTCGATCGCGACGGATGCTTCTCGAATAACCCTGAGCTATTCGGCTTCAATCTGTACTTCTCGGGCGAGATGCGGCGCCAGGCCGAAGCCGAGATCGAAGCGCAGTTCCAGCGTTTCGAAAGCACCGGCCTCGTGATGGATCACATCAATGGCCATCACCATTTCCACATGCACCCGGCCGTGACGGACGCAATCGCGAAGTTCGCACCGCGTTACGGATCGCCGCCGGTTCGATATCCGGTCGAGCCGTTTTGGCCATCGTGGGAAGCGGGCGCCGACAAACCTGTTCGGCGGCTCTTCAACTGGGCGCTCTACGCCAGTCTGACGTCGAGGATGCGTCGAAAGCTTAAGAGCGCAGGGTTGGCGCTCAACGATCACATCTTCGGCGTGAACGACACGGGCGCCATGACCGAAAAGCGCATCCTCGCCTACCTCGACCACCTGCCCGATGGCGTGACGGAGCTTTACGCGCACCCCGCGATGCGCATGGAAAATCAGCCGCAAACCTACGGCTCTGCCGAGGAATACAGCGGGCTCGTCAGCCCGGTTGTCCGCGCCAAAGTTGCAGCCCTTGGGTTGCAGCCTCTGACGTTCAGAGCAGCCTTCACGGCCTGA
- a CDS encoding NAD(P)/FAD-dependent oxidoreductase — protein MSRKWLVAGGGISGLAAAQALQESGGDYLLLERCPAVGGLTRTTQVEDFCFDYTGHFLHLRRFPSPSQIPHAHLNDDDWETVERKSYFFAGGRLVDAPIQYHLGELPDELRKECETSYDERPAAGGKIEGFREFIVSGFGQAVADRFLIPQNEKTMATPLSRLSIGAVKRFFPQPDERRIRAGFANEAVETAEYNSTFWYPKRGGIDVLTRGLAQGLKSVATNEEIIGIDLERRMVTTSAGRSVEWENMLPSIPLKALCKLTRDPQLMAAAEQLSHSSTISFNFGVRGKLPGALKDAHWVYVPDRDIPFYRFGCYSNISPAMCSNGYNAVYVEVGVPGEDIDRTDIASKLQTDVIAALEKLGWVKSEDIVCTVAHVIRCAYVHHTPERDQLVRDILSRLNAAGIHPIGRYGLWDYVGMEDSISSALTTVEALTG, from the coding sequence ATGTCTCGGAAATGGCTCGTAGCCGGGGGAGGCATCTCGGGCCTCGCCGCAGCTCAGGCTCTGCAGGAGAGCGGCGGCGATTACCTGTTGCTGGAGCGCTGCCCCGCTGTCGGCGGCCTGACGCGCACAACACAAGTCGAGGACTTCTGCTTCGACTACACCGGCCACTTTCTTCATCTTCGCCGCTTTCCGTCGCCGTCGCAGATTCCCCACGCGCATTTGAACGATGATGACTGGGAGACGGTCGAGAGGAAGTCCTATTTCTTCGCGGGCGGCCGCCTCGTCGATGCGCCCATCCAATATCACCTCGGCGAACTGCCGGACGAGCTGCGCAAAGAGTGTGAGACGTCCTACGACGAGAGACCCGCAGCCGGCGGCAAAATCGAAGGCTTTCGCGAGTTCATCGTTTCAGGCTTCGGCCAGGCCGTTGCCGATCGGTTTCTCATTCCGCAAAACGAGAAGACGATGGCGACGCCGCTCAGCCGTCTCTCGATCGGCGCCGTCAAAAGGTTTTTCCCGCAGCCGGACGAACGGCGTATCCGCGCCGGGTTCGCGAACGAAGCAGTGGAGACCGCCGAATACAACTCGACGTTCTGGTATCCGAAGCGCGGCGGCATCGATGTTCTGACGCGCGGCCTTGCCCAGGGCCTGAAGAGCGTCGCGACGAACGAAGAGATTATCGGCATCGATCTCGAACGCCGCATGGTCACGACGAGCGCTGGGCGTAGCGTCGAATGGGAAAACATGCTGCCAAGCATTCCTCTCAAGGCGCTCTGCAAGCTGACGCGGGACCCGCAGTTGATGGCTGCCGCCGAACAGCTGAGCCACAGCTCAACCATCAGCTTCAACTTCGGCGTTCGCGGAAAATTGCCGGGCGCACTCAAGGACGCGCATTGGGTCTATGTGCCCGACCGCGACATCCCATTCTATCGGTTCGGCTGCTATTCGAACATCAGCCCGGCCATGTGCTCGAACGGCTATAACGCCGTGTACGTCGAGGTCGGCGTGCCGGGCGAGGATATTGACCGCACCGACATCGCAAGCAAGCTTCAGACCGACGTCATCGCGGCGCTTGAAAAACTCGGATGGGTGAAAAGCGAAGACATCGTCTGCACGGTGGCGCATGTGATCCGCTGCGCTTACGTTCATCACACGCCGGAACGCGATCAGCTCGTGCGCGACATTCTCTCGCGGCTGAATGCGGCAGGAATTCATCCCATCGGCCGGTATGGACTATGGGATTATGTTGGCATGGAAGATTCGATTAGCTCGGCGTTAACTACGGTCGAAGCGCTGACCGGATGA
- the sseA gene encoding 3-mercaptopyruvate sulfurtransferase, with protein sequence MPVTAKNWIVETDWLAEHLSSPDLIILDGSWHLPTANRDAKKEYLAEHIPGALFFDIDDLSDEKSPLPHMLPSTVKFASRMKKMGIGDGARIVVYDTTGIFSAARVWWTFRAMGHRDVAVLNGGLRKWKAEGRPLEDGPPPKRSERHYSPLQNTEIIRDLDDMKALLKKNGVQVVDARPAGRFEGTEAEPRPGLRQGHIPGSKNIPSQQLLNSDGTYKSAEEIVTLFKNVGIDVSKPVVTTCGSGVTASMLALALAVVGQTNASVYDGSWAEWGQENGLPIETGPAK encoded by the coding sequence TTGCCTGTGACAGCGAAGAACTGGATCGTCGAGACGGATTGGCTCGCTGAGCACCTCTCCTCGCCCGATTTGATCATCCTCGACGGCAGTTGGCACCTTCCGACTGCCAATCGCGACGCGAAGAAAGAGTATCTCGCCGAGCACATTCCCGGCGCCTTATTCTTCGACATCGACGACCTGTCGGACGAAAAGTCGCCGCTTCCCCACATGCTTCCGTCGACCGTGAAATTCGCGTCGCGGATGAAGAAGATGGGGATCGGCGACGGCGCCCGCATCGTGGTTTACGATACGACCGGCATTTTTTCGGCCGCCCGCGTGTGGTGGACGTTCCGCGCCATGGGGCATCGCGACGTCGCCGTGTTGAACGGGGGCTTGCGCAAATGGAAGGCCGAAGGGCGGCCGCTCGAGGATGGGCCGCCGCCGAAGCGATCGGAACGGCATTATTCACCGCTTCAGAACACCGAGATCATTCGCGACCTCGACGATATGAAGGCGCTGCTGAAGAAGAACGGCGTCCAAGTCGTCGACGCACGTCCCGCGGGGCGTTTCGAAGGCACCGAGGCCGAGCCGCGTCCCGGCTTGCGTCAGGGGCACATTCCCGGTTCGAAGAACATTCCCTCGCAGCAGCTTCTGAACTCAGACGGCACGTATAAGTCGGCGGAAGAGATCGTCACGCTCTTCAAGAATGTCGGCATCGATGTTTCGAAGCCCGTGGTGACGACGTGCGGATCGGGCGTGACGGCTTCGATGCTGGCGCTCGCGCTTGCCGTCGTCGGCCAGACGAACGCGTCCGTCTATGACGGCAGCTGGGCGGAATGGGGCCAGGAGAATGGCCTCCCCATCGAAACCGGACCCGCGAAGTAA
- a CDS encoding glucan biosynthesis protein — translation MAWVLAGNPLKAMAASGIPQNEFKAPVPFSFDILDQEAQRLARYSYEPPITPSPNVLAEINYDQSQRIRYRTDRTVDLDGAGHYPVQFFHMNKYASDPVRISLVEGGEARELIYNQDLFEIPKGHPAEGLRAGAGFAGFRIMAEDQKTDWFAAMGASYFRSSGPYNQYGLSARGIAIDTAMSKHEEFPRFTHYWLEASPEPGGPVVIYALLDGPSIAGAYRMATKRVTQPNGSYRCDMEIEARLHIRADIDRIGIAPFSSMFWYGEDSHIEPRDWRPEIHDSDGLAILTGGGERIWRPIINPPHAMTNAFSDRDPKGFGLLQRDRDFVHYLDDGIFYERRPSVWVEPLDAWGEGAVHLVELHTDTETWDNIVACWVPKEKCKAGQRRVFRYRLSWLDDIPFPDTLGRTIGTWSGIGGPPGLSFNARPAATRKFVIDFAGEVFEGLGRDSGVELVVTCSRGSISGIATYPVVGQRHRWRAMFDLKEQGAEPIDLRAYLRKGDAALTETWIYQHFPASA, via the coding sequence TTGGCTTGGGTACTCGCCGGCAACCCGCTCAAGGCGATGGCCGCCTCCGGCATTCCTCAAAATGAGTTCAAGGCGCCGGTACCATTCTCGTTCGATATTCTCGATCAGGAAGCGCAGCGCCTCGCCCGCTATAGCTACGAGCCGCCGATCACGCCGTCGCCAAATGTCCTCGCCGAAATAAATTACGATCAATCTCAGCGTATTCGTTACCGGACCGACCGCACCGTGGATCTCGACGGCGCGGGACATTACCCGGTCCAGTTTTTCCATATGAACAAGTACGCGTCCGATCCTGTCCGCATCAGTCTCGTGGAAGGCGGAGAAGCACGCGAGCTTATCTACAATCAGGATCTGTTCGAAATCCCTAAAGGCCATCCGGCTGAAGGGCTCCGCGCGGGCGCGGGGTTCGCGGGCTTTCGCATCATGGCCGAAGACCAGAAGACCGATTGGTTCGCCGCCATGGGCGCTTCCTATTTCAGAAGCTCCGGCCCCTACAACCAGTATGGATTGTCGGCGCGTGGCATTGCCATCGACACGGCAATGTCGAAGCACGAGGAATTTCCACGTTTCACGCACTACTGGCTTGAAGCATCGCCCGAGCCCGGCGGACCGGTCGTCATATATGCGCTGCTCGACGGACCAAGCATCGCTGGCGCTTACCGCATGGCGACCAAGCGCGTGACGCAGCCCAACGGCTCATATCGCTGCGACATGGAAATCGAGGCCCGCCTGCACATTCGTGCGGATATCGATCGCATTGGCATAGCGCCATTCTCGAGCATGTTCTGGTACGGCGAAGATTCGCACATCGAACCGCGGGACTGGCGGCCGGAAATTCACGACAGCGACGGTTTGGCGATCTTGACCGGCGGCGGTGAACGCATCTGGCGGCCGATTATCAATCCGCCGCACGCGATGACGAACGCCTTTTCCGATCGTGACCCGAAAGGCTTCGGGCTGCTGCAACGCGACCGCGATTTCGTGCATTATCTGGACGACGGAATTTTCTATGAACGGCGACCGTCCGTTTGGGTCGAACCGTTGGATGCTTGGGGCGAGGGCGCCGTGCATCTTGTGGAACTCCACACCGATACGGAGACTTGGGACAACATCGTCGCCTGTTGGGTGCCGAAAGAAAAGTGCAAGGCCGGCCAACGCCGCGTGTTTCGCTATCGCCTTTCGTGGCTGGACGACATTCCATTTCCCGATACGCTCGGGCGCACGATCGGAACCTGGTCCGGCATTGGCGGACCTCCGGGGTTGAGCTTCAACGCGCGCCCGGCAGCGACGCGGAAGTTCGTGATCGACTTCGCCGGAGAGGTATTCGAAGGGCTGGGCCGCGACAGCGGCGTCGAGCTCGTCGTCACTTGCTCTCGCGGTTCGATTTCAGGCATTGCCACGTACCCGGTGGTCGGCCAGCGGCATCGCTGGCGCGCAATGTTCGATCTCAAGGAGCAGGGGGCCGAACCGATAGACCTCCGGGCCTATCTGCGCAAAGGCGACGCCGCCCTCACCGAGACGTGGATCTACCAGCACTTTCCGGCGTCGGCCTAA
- a CDS encoding glutathione peroxidase: MADVAGSAYDFEFVSIDGSPMKLSDWHGRPLLVVNSASLCGFTKQYAGLQDLWTRYEKEGLVVIAVPSNDFGEQEPTPEGEIQTFCQGVFGVSFPLTAKHSVVGPEAHPFYKWAAEAMGPAGTPAWNFHKYLVGRDGRLLRSFPAKLAPTSAEMISWIEKALEKKVSVSTALN; encoded by the coding sequence GTGGCGGATGTGGCCGGCTCAGCCTACGACTTTGAATTCGTCAGCATCGATGGCAGTCCGATGAAGCTTTCTGATTGGCACGGCCGGCCACTCCTGGTTGTGAATTCGGCATCGCTCTGCGGCTTTACCAAGCAATATGCCGGACTGCAGGATCTGTGGACGCGCTACGAGAAAGAAGGCCTCGTCGTCATTGCCGTCCCGTCGAACGACTTCGGAGAACAGGAACCGACACCCGAGGGCGAGATCCAGACCTTCTGTCAGGGCGTCTTCGGTGTCTCGTTTCCGCTGACTGCCAAACACTCCGTCGTCGGGCCGGAAGCGCATCCGTTTTACAAATGGGCGGCCGAAGCCATGGGACCCGCCGGAACGCCGGCCTGGAATTTCCACAAATACCTGGTGGGCCGCGACGGCCGCCTGCTGCGTTCGTTTCCGGCCAAATTGGCGCCCACATCCGCCGAAATGATCTCCTGGATCGAGAAAGCGCTTGAGAAAAAAGTTTCGGTTTCGACCGCACTAAACTGA
- a CDS encoding HlyD family secretion protein — protein sequence MSTDETYHPRRGAFLGKLLFLLVAVGIGAFGAIAISRSDLLGAKTDDNDTIKNEETAAKIDWVAAAPGRIEPKSGLVRVGAQLLGRIAEVNVKLNDTVEEGELLIRLDDDEARARLQAAETEAASRKRERDAQPLDKARDDLRNAEDNVFTAERALTNARFGLEYELQAQRQGNGSADRVNDARKYLTKAKAKLQKERATYASAQSKADIPAPNRLESALQAARSDVSVAEALLEKTRIRAPVAGTVLQLPAKAGEMVAPSPDQALAVLGDMSVVRLKAEVDETDVSKIKVGSKVTVKSNAYPGKEFAGTVAALAPSLSSPQFALRGARRPTDVEVLEVTIDLDGNPPLLPGMRADAFFK from the coding sequence ATGAGCACTGACGAAACCTATCACCCACGCAGGGGAGCCTTTCTCGGGAAGCTTCTCTTTCTGCTTGTTGCGGTCGGCATCGGCGCGTTTGGCGCAATCGCCATTTCACGCAGCGATTTGCTCGGCGCAAAAACCGACGATAACGACACCATCAAAAACGAGGAAACAGCGGCGAAAATCGACTGGGTGGCCGCAGCGCCCGGCCGGATCGAGCCAAAGTCCGGACTTGTACGCGTCGGCGCTCAGCTTCTCGGCCGCATCGCCGAGGTCAACGTAAAGCTCAACGATACCGTCGAAGAAGGCGAGCTTCTGATCCGGCTCGACGACGATGAAGCACGGGCTCGCTTGCAGGCTGCCGAAACGGAGGCCGCGTCCCGCAAACGCGAGCGCGACGCTCAGCCTCTCGACAAAGCCCGCGATGATCTTCGCAACGCAGAAGACAACGTCTTCACCGCAGAACGGGCGCTGACCAATGCGCGCTTCGGCCTTGAATATGAACTTCAGGCACAACGCCAAGGCAACGGCAGCGCCGATCGCGTCAACGACGCGCGCAAATATCTGACCAAGGCGAAAGCGAAGCTGCAAAAGGAGCGAGCCACTTACGCTTCGGCGCAATCGAAGGCCGATATTCCCGCGCCCAATCGGCTCGAATCGGCGTTGCAGGCGGCACGTTCGGACGTCTCGGTTGCCGAAGCATTGCTCGAAAAGACGCGTATTCGCGCGCCGGTCGCCGGAACGGTTCTGCAGCTTCCGGCGAAGGCCGGAGAGATGGTTGCGCCCTCTCCCGACCAGGCTCTCGCCGTTCTCGGCGATATGTCGGTGGTGCGTCTCAAGGCTGAAGTCGACGAGACCGATGTCTCGAAGATCAAAGTCGGAAGCAAGGTCACGGTGAAGAGCAACGCCTATCCCGGCAAGGAATTCGCAGGCACTGTTGCAGCGCTCGCTCCGTCGCTGTCATCCCCGCAATTCGCACTTCGCGGTGCGCGCCGTCCGACCGACGTCGAAGTTCTCGAGGTCACCATCGACCTCGACGGTAATCCTCCGCTGTTGCCTGGAATGCGAGCCGACGCTTTTTTCAAGTGA
- a CDS encoding ABC transporter permease, translated as MELAATAPALAKARTAKSPRPRSGKRTVPMVVKLAYRNLFHDRLSFFVTVVGIMFSVVLVAVQSGIYLGSANKIAAIIDAAPADLWVVPLGTKSYDDPSFLSGRERYMALSAPGVANSEDMLVSFARWRKPLGGETTVLLIGTAGESPKALPLNITDGSREALEAPNTVAIDRSYFNDLGVSQLNDVAELNGTTVKLVAITKRVRSFTTLPFVFTSLEESRRLAGANQDQASYQRVTLLPGANIQTVRKEIETRLPDTEVLTQAQFRTRSQDYWLKQTGAGAALDAGKLLGLIVGIVIVAQTLYSSTKDHINEFATLRALGAGAGYIVKVILIQAILSGLIGYTLGMSLALIAIQAAQDTKLTIIMTTPLAVQLFAITIGMCIFAATSAIIKVVRIDPAVVFSR; from the coding sequence ATGGAACTTGCAGCCACAGCGCCCGCACTGGCGAAAGCGCGAACCGCGAAGTCACCCCGGCCCCGGTCGGGGAAGCGCACAGTGCCGATGGTGGTCAAGCTCGCTTACCGCAATCTCTTCCATGATCGCTTGAGCTTTTTCGTTACCGTCGTCGGCATCATGTTCTCGGTCGTGCTCGTCGCCGTGCAATCCGGCATCTATCTCGGCTCTGCGAACAAGATTGCCGCCATCATCGATGCGGCGCCTGCGGATCTTTGGGTGGTTCCGCTCGGGACGAAGAGCTACGACGATCCGTCGTTTCTGTCGGGACGCGAGCGTTATATGGCATTGTCGGCGCCTGGCGTCGCGAACTCGGAAGACATGCTCGTTTCATTCGCGCGCTGGCGTAAGCCACTCGGCGGAGAAACGACGGTTCTGCTGATCGGAACCGCCGGCGAAAGCCCGAAAGCGCTGCCGCTGAACATCACCGACGGAAGCCGCGAGGCGCTCGAAGCGCCGAACACGGTCGCGATCGACCGGAGCTATTTCAACGATCTCGGCGTCAGCCAGCTCAATGACGTGGCCGAACTCAACGGCACGACGGTCAAGCTCGTCGCGATCACCAAACGGGTACGTTCGTTCACCACGCTGCCTTTTGTCTTCACGTCGCTCGAAGAGTCGCGACGCCTCGCAGGCGCAAATCAAGATCAGGCGAGCTATCAGCGCGTCACGCTTCTGCCCGGTGCGAATATCCAGACCGTGCGCAAGGAAATCGAAACGCGGCTACCCGACACGGAAGTATTGACGCAGGCGCAATTTCGCACGCGCAGCCAGGATTACTGGCTGAAACAGACAGGCGCCGGTGCGGCACTCGATGCAGGCAAGCTGCTTGGACTGATCGTTGGTATTGTCATCGTTGCCCAGACGCTTTATTCGAGCACCAAGGATCACATCAACGAGTTTGCCACGTTGCGTGCGCTCGGTGCCGGAGCGGGCTACATCGTAAAAGTCATCCTCATCCAGGCCATTTTGTCCGGCCTCATCGGCTACACACTGGGCATGAGCTTGGCACTCATAGCCATCCAAGCCGCACAGGATACGAAGCTGACAATCATCATGACGACGCCGCTCGCGGTACAACTCTTCGCGATCACGATCGGCATGTGCATTTTCGCTGCCACTAGCGCCATCATCAAGGTCGTCCGTATCGACCCGGCCGTCGTGTTCAGCCGCTAA